Proteins co-encoded in one Gammaproteobacteria bacterium genomic window:
- the truB gene encoding tRNA pseudouridine(55) synthase TruB, with translation MGQRRRDGERDVSGIVLLDKPAGITSNAALQAVKRLFRARKAGHTGSLDPLATGLLPVCLGEATKLSGFLLDADKRYRTVIGLGVTTTTGDAEGETLRVRELAGLDRGRVEETVARFTGAIEQVPPMHSALKRNGVPLYKLARQGVAIEREPRPVVIHELTVVRVEPDSIELDVHCSKGTYIRVLAEDIGEALGCGAHVRSLRRTGVGGFDTSRMVAPETLRELAEQGPEVLDARLVSMEEALLHWPDVRLSPDVAFFLRRGQAVFVPHAPARGFVRIYTREDRFLGIGHVLEDGRVAPKRLVNC, from the coding sequence ATGGGACAGCGGCGGCGGGACGGAGAGCGCGACGTCAGTGGCATCGTGCTGCTGGACAAGCCGGCCGGCATCACTTCGAACGCGGCCCTGCAGGCGGTGAAGCGACTGTTCCGGGCGCGCAAGGCCGGGCATACCGGCAGTCTCGATCCGCTCGCCACCGGCCTGCTGCCGGTCTGTCTGGGGGAAGCGACCAAGCTGTCCGGCTTTCTGCTCGACGCCGACAAGCGTTATCGTACCGTGATCGGCCTCGGTGTCACGACCACGACCGGCGACGCAGAGGGGGAGACGCTGCGCGTGCGCGAGCTCGCCGGCCTGGATCGGGGCCGGGTGGAGGAGACGGTGGCGCGTTTCACCGGGGCGATCGAGCAGGTCCCTCCGATGCATTCAGCCCTCAAGCGCAACGGCGTGCCGCTCTACAAATTGGCCCGCCAGGGCGTTGCGATCGAGCGTGAGCCGCGCCCCGTCGTTATTCACGAACTCACGGTGGTGCGTGTCGAGCCGGACAGCATCGAGCTTGATGTGCACTGCTCCAAAGGCACCTACATCCGGGTTCTGGCCGAGGATATCGGGGAGGCGCTCGGCTGCGGTGCCCATGTCCGTTCCCTGCGCCGGACCGGCGTGGGAGGTTTCGACACGAGCCGGATGGTCGCGCCGGAGACCTTGCGCGAACTCGCCGAACAGGGCCCGGAGGTCCTGGATGCCCGGCTGGTATCGATGGAGGAGGCCCTGCTGCACTGGCCGGACGTCAGGCTCTCGCCGGACGTGGCGTTTTTCCTTCGCCGCGGCCAGGCCGTGTTCGTTCCCCATGCGCCGGCGCGCGGCTTCGTGCGGATCTATACCCGGGAGGACCGGTTTCTGGGTATCGGGCATGTCCTGGAGGACGGACGGGTGGCGCCGAAACGGCTGGTAAACTGTTGA
- the rpsO gene encoding 30S ribosomal protein S15, with product MGLDAQAKADVVKKYQRFAGDTGSPEVQVALLSARIDQLSDHFKEHKHDHHSRQGLLKMVSARRKLLDYLRTSDVTRYQDLIASLGLRK from the coding sequence ATGGGATTAGACGCTCAAGCAAAAGCAGACGTGGTAAAGAAGTATCAACGCTTCGCCGGTGACACCGGTTCGCCCGAGGTTCAGGTGGCGCTGTTGTCGGCGCGCATCGATCAGCTGTCCGATCATTTCAAGGAACACAAGCACGACCATCATTCGCGTCAGGGACTCCTGAAGATGGTGAGCGCGCGCCGGAAGCTGCTCGATTATCTGCGCACCAGCGATGTGACGCGCTATCAGGACCTGATCGCCAGCCTTGGCCTGCGCAAGTAG